The DNA sequence CTCTCAACATATTCTATTCTACTACTTCAGCAAAGCCAAAGTTCCTTCGGACTGAGTTAATTCTAATTTTAACTTCGTCACCTACTTTAGCTCCAGAAACAAAAACAACAAAACCTTCAATACGAGTAATGCCGTCACCATCTCTACCTAAATCTTCAATTTTAACATCGTATTCTTCCC is a window from the Methanobacterium sp. genome containing:
- a CDS encoding TRAM domain-containing protein; the protein is EEYDVKIEDLGRDGDGITRIEGFVVFVSGAKVGDEVKIRINSVRRNFGFAEVVE